ATCCTCAGAAACAGATGCATATCGCCAGTCTGATGGTTGAGGAAAACAGGGACGCTTGTCTGAAACGATCCTGTGACAGCGCAGATGTTGTCCGATGTCTGACGCAAGCGCGGATATTTGTTGGATGCCTGAGACAGGCACATACTCGTGGCTGTTATATGTTTGAGGCAATCCCAGGCATATTCCAAATAACATTGTTTTCAATAGGTAAATCTAGTAATGCGCGTCAGCGAAATCCGTCGTGTCATCCATTGTGGATGATGGAAAACCCTCAGTGGGTGGGCTTCTTAACAATTCATATTTTATATGGCAAACATATTGTcatgtaaaatataataaacaaaattacTACTACATTTTCGCAATTTACGTAGCAATTAGGGTAACGCGATTTTGGATAATAATACTCCCTCAATTTTCCGTTATTTTGCTACTTGTACACTTTTATTAGAATCAGTTCTATAATTCAACTTTTCTAATTGCCTAATAACTAGCTCAGGTAGTTTGTTACTATCATTGTCCTCATTTTTCTCATATTCGTGGTCTCCAGGTAAATATTTCCCTAATATTTCAGCATGCTCTTTCCAAAACTTATCTCGTATCATGTCTTCGTACAGTGGAATAATTAGTTGTCGCTTCACGTTTGGTAAATTCGGAATTTGTGTGCGCTTCCTTAGTAAAATCGTCCCCTTTCGAAACATTGGATCGATTGTGTTGTAATTAATGCCGAACTTCGAAAAGAGTATCTCATTCTTGTCTGCCGAGAATGTGCCCCGCAATTCATTCTCGGCTTGCTGATTCGTCATACCACCTTTCAAAACTAGATTCCAAAATACCGTGTTATAGAGGTTGTTTATGTGTACGTCGGCCTGTCGCCAACTGAGATAGTCGCGAAGATTTTGGTCTGTTGGGTAGAGAACAATGCGTCCATCGAAACTTGGGGCGTATTCAAGCTTCTTGTTGGGGAACCAAACGTTCCAGTTGTATACGTACGAAGATGTGAAAAGGCTCGTAACATACGATAGTATTTTCGCGGCACGCCGCTTGTAAACATCAGCTTCTCGACGGAATATAAATGAATATTCGTCGCTTTGTCCGTAACTGAGGACAATATCACGGAATTCTTCCATCACCGTAACGGCTGCATGATTCATAAGATTAAGTGCTGAAATGGAAACACAAATTATGAAAATATCCTCGCGGAAGTTGTTGCACTGCTTACCATTTACATCGTTTGGTTTTTCGAAATCATGAGCCTTAGCAAATTTATGGAAACCTTTACCATCGATGCGAACAACAACC
The DNA window shown above is from Hermetia illucens chromosome 5, iHerIll2.2.curated.20191125, whole genome shotgun sequence and carries:
- the LOC119657679 gene encoding probable tRNA(His) guanylyltransferase isoform X2, translating into MANSRYEYVKGFELDDRILPNIWVVVRIDGKGFHKFAKAHDFEKPNDVNALNLMNHAAVTVMEEFRDIVLSYGQSDEYSFIFRREADVYKRRAAKILSYVTSLFTSSYVYNWNVWFPNKKLEYAPSFDGRIVLYPTDQNLRDYLSWRQADVHINNLYNTVFWNLVLKGGMTNQQAENELRGTFSADKNEILFSKFGINYNTIDPMFRKGTILLRKRTQIPNLPNVKRQLIIPLYEDMIRDKFWKEHAEILGKYLPGDHEYEKNEDNDSNKLPELVIRQLEKLNYRTDSNKSVQVAK
- the LOC119657679 gene encoding probable tRNA(His) guanylyltransferase isoform X1, which gives rise to MNKISIFRGIVKVVYAPYRKISLSAMANSRYEYVKGFELDDRILPNIWVVVRIDGKGFHKFAKAHDFEKPNDVNALNLMNHAAVTVMEEFRDIVLSYGQSDEYSFIFRREADVYKRRAAKILSYVTSLFTSSYVYNWNVWFPNKKLEYAPSFDGRIVLYPTDQNLRDYLSWRQADVHINNLYNTVFWNLVLKGGMTNQQAENELRGTFSADKNEILFSKFGINYNTIDPMFRKGTILLRKRTQIPNLPNVKRQLIIPLYEDMIRDKFWKEHAEILGKYLPGDHEYEKNEDNDSNKLPELVIRQLEKLNYRTDSNKSVQVAK